From Paenibacillus sp. V4I7, one genomic window encodes:
- a CDS encoding sensor histidine kinase: MLKEILPKVRKILVGYIQIRLTWYFLLILLPLAGFSLFAISKSQTILEVQTGERTQGALHTMTDYIDLTLQNLEQLSSLIAFDMNMNTTLQSVGQEPEKQSFVHFAQVMDQLTNMTTVNLIVDQITIIHMPSRTVISTKLGGRKLSEGAEKQEWYQRLMESSGGTVFFTPKEGESYFDADSVHLIRTMDPYNRTLINPNLLVLSVKKSALIELAKPLLPSKNANIYLFGSDGSSITGTGASVHPQVWDTVNEVRSIRKSQQTGIEMVSISVKSKFSGWSLMMEQPLEELRSHTDSLKVFSYGILAVSLVLAVWISWIIYRGISAPLRKLAYGMKQLRTGNFTIQLEDTRVDELGYVIESFNRMAENQKTLIRDHYEKQLLLSKIELKFLQSQINPHFLYNTLDSIYWTAKNYEADEISEMVINLSKFFRLSLNKGNETFAVGETIEHLKYYIKVQQLRFLDHFTVRYDIAEESAPYHVLKLLLQPLVENAVLHGLEKQSGGGELFISSYLEGNRLVLEVCDNGVGVNNERLSYIRSKLEEASKLAAEGISTELKKEKDLFGLRNVVTRMIMYYGKESQFLFESDAKRGTRITLRLPLDKCVSPLEEQAG, translated from the coding sequence ATGTTAAAAGAAATCCTGCCCAAAGTGCGCAAAATACTGGTCGGTTATATTCAGATTCGGCTAACATGGTACTTTTTACTGATTCTGCTTCCGCTTGCCGGTTTCAGTCTTTTTGCCATCTCAAAATCACAGACGATATTAGAAGTGCAAACGGGTGAGAGGACACAAGGGGCTCTGCATACGATGACGGATTACATCGATCTGACACTGCAGAACCTCGAACAGCTTTCTTCGCTGATCGCGTTCGATATGAACATGAATACGACACTGCAGTCCGTCGGGCAGGAGCCGGAGAAGCAGTCGTTCGTTCATTTTGCACAAGTGATGGACCAGTTAACGAACATGACGACGGTCAATTTAATTGTGGATCAAATCACCATCATCCATATGCCGTCACGTACCGTCATTTCCACCAAACTTGGGGGACGCAAGCTGTCCGAAGGAGCGGAGAAGCAGGAATGGTATCAGCGATTAATGGAGTCGAGTGGGGGCACGGTTTTTTTTACGCCGAAGGAGGGGGAATCTTACTTTGATGCAGACAGCGTTCATCTAATCCGGACGATGGATCCTTATAACAGGACACTCATTAATCCGAATCTGCTCGTGCTTTCCGTCAAAAAAAGCGCCCTCATTGAGTTGGCGAAACCGCTGCTTCCCTCCAAAAATGCGAACATCTATCTGTTTGGAAGCGATGGAAGCTCGATCACTGGCACGGGTGCGAGTGTGCATCCTCAAGTCTGGGACACAGTGAACGAGGTTAGGTCCATCCGTAAGTCACAGCAAACCGGTATAGAAATGGTTTCGATCAGCGTGAAATCGAAGTTTTCCGGATGGTCGCTCATGATGGAGCAGCCCTTGGAGGAGCTTCGCAGCCATACCGACTCTCTAAAGGTGTTTAGTTATGGGATTTTAGCCGTCAGCCTTGTGCTGGCCGTTTGGATTTCCTGGATCATCTATAGGGGGATTTCTGCCCCGCTGCGGAAGCTAGCCTATGGGATGAAGCAGCTCCGTACAGGTAATTTCACCATCCAACTGGAAGATACGCGCGTAGATGAATTGGGATATGTTATTGAATCGTTCAACCGGATGGCTGAGAACCAGAAGACACTTATTCGTGACCACTATGAGAAGCAGCTTTTACTTTCCAAAATAGAGCTTAAATTTTTGCAATCACAAATCAACCCTCATTTTCTTTATAACACACTTGACTCCATCTATTGGACGGCCAAAAACTATGAAGCGGATGAAATCAGTGAAATGGTGATTAATCTGTCGAAATTTTTCCGGCTAAGCCTGAACAAGGGAAACGAAACGTTTGCGGTCGGGGAGACGATCGAGCATTTGAAATATTACATTAAAGTCCAACAGTTGAGGTTCTTGGATCATTTTACCGTTCGGTACGACATCGCCGAGGAAAGCGCTCCATATCATGTATTGAAGCTACTCTTACAGCCGCTTGTTGAAAATGCTGTGTTACACGGTCTGGAAAAACAGAGTGGGGGCGGAGAGCTCTTCATTTCCTCGTATTTGGAAGGTAATCGGCTTGTGCTCGAAGTATGCGACAACGGGGTTGGGGTCAATAATGAAAGGCTTTCCTATATTCGCAGTAAACTAGAGGAAGCTTCTAAGCTAGCGGCAGAAGGTATTTCGACGGAACTCAAGAAGGAAAAGGATCTGTTCGGACTGCGAAATGTGGTCACACGGATGATTATGTACTACGGCAAGGAATCGCAGTTTCTCTTCGAGAGCGACGCTAAGAGGGGCACACGGATCACGCTCCGACTACCGCTGGACAAATGTGTGTCGCCTTTAGAAGAGCAGGCGGGCTGA
- a CDS encoding VOC family protein — MILHLTPFIMLDGNAKEAIDFYVQSLEAKVVFIQTFGESPETPEIPLPAHARDRIAHSVLKVGQTELMVSDISPGQSHPIGKQVTICITTSDKEQAVQLYESLRQDGQVSLELQETHFSPAYGMVIDKFGVIFQIFTERQR; from the coding sequence ATGATTTTACATTTAACACCTTTTATTATGTTGGACGGAAATGCCAAAGAAGCTATCGATTTTTATGTGCAATCATTAGAGGCTAAAGTTGTCTTTATCCAAACATTTGGAGAGAGTCCAGAAACACCCGAAATACCATTACCGGCACATGCAAGAGACCGTATAGCTCATTCGGTGCTAAAAGTCGGTCAAACAGAACTTATGGTTTCCGATATTTCTCCGGGTCAATCGCATCCTATTGGCAAACAAGTTACCATCTGTATAACAACTTCTGACAAGGAACAAGCTGTACAGCTATATGAATCGTTAAGACAAGACGGCCAAGTAAGCTTGGAACTGCAAGAAACTCATTTTAGCCCTGCTTACGGTATGGTCATAGACAAGTTCGGTGTAATCTTTCAAATTTTCACTGAGCGTCAGCGCTAA
- a CDS encoding YafY family protein: protein MSKSKRLLALMMTINRKRKFTVKELAQEFEVSSRTILRDLQELSELGVPLYSEVGPHGGYQVLNERILPPIAFSEDEAIALFFACYALRHYAYLPFKTEASSALSKFYNYMSGDVRDRIDQMKNRVDFITPSRHSESPYLSILLDGAIDQKVLLIDYESREGISSREIQPIGIYASNGLWYCPAYCFLRGDIRVFRCDRMHSAVSSSASKPMDLRHVHLGNRESLNKVEEEEVILYVELSKEGVQKCEAELWTVSKLHIRNDGTGWLDGNIAKSDIPFFAKFVLGLGNEATVTSPPELVDAMKEMIAEIMAKYK from the coding sequence ATGTCCAAATCGAAACGACTCCTGGCATTGATGATGACCATAAACCGAAAACGGAAGTTTACTGTCAAGGAACTTGCTCAAGAGTTTGAGGTGTCATCGAGAACGATTTTAAGAGACTTACAGGAATTAAGTGAGTTAGGGGTTCCCTTATATTCGGAAGTGGGACCTCACGGCGGTTATCAGGTGTTGAATGAAAGAATCCTGCCACCCATCGCCTTTAGCGAGGATGAGGCCATAGCCTTATTTTTTGCCTGTTATGCCCTGCGGCATTATGCATACCTTCCCTTTAAAACAGAAGCTTCTTCGGCATTGAGCAAGTTTTATAACTACATGTCTGGAGACGTCCGGGATCGTATTGATCAAATGAAGAACCGGGTTGACTTTATAACACCGTCAAGACATTCGGAATCCCCCTATTTATCCATCTTGCTGGATGGGGCTATCGATCAAAAAGTCCTTCTCATCGATTATGAATCGCGAGAAGGAATATCGAGTAGGGAAATACAGCCGATTGGCATCTATGCAAGCAACGGTTTATGGTACTGTCCAGCTTATTGCTTTCTTCGCGGCGATATTCGTGTATTCCGATGTGACAGAATGCATTCAGCGGTTTCTTCTTCTGCTTCCAAACCGATGGATCTTCGGCATGTTCATCTTGGAAATAGAGAATCTCTTAACAAGGTGGAAGAGGAGGAAGTTATTTTATATGTGGAATTGAGCAAAGAAGGTGTCCAGAAGTGCGAGGCTGAATTATGGACGGTATCTAAATTGCATATCCGTAACGATGGCACAGGTTGGCTTGACGGTAACATTGCGAAGAGTGACATCCCTTTTTTCGCAAAGTTTGTTCTTGGTTTGGGAAATGAGGCGACAGTAACAAGTCCACCGGAATTGGTGGATGCGATGAAAGAGATGATTGCTGAGATCATGGCAAAATATAAGTAA
- a CDS encoding ASCH domain-containing protein, whose translation MNETLPPKTCSIDRLVTKEAEVSKVLAGEKTACRRNGRYADIGETMELQGTAFTVTNVYQQALGELTVEHAKAEGHTSVDEYRDSILAMHPGMPWLPQMKVWVHEFQKAE comes from the coding sequence ATGAACGAAACATTGCCACCAAAAACGTGTTCGATCGATCGACTCGTAACGAAAGAAGCTGAAGTTAGCAAAGTGCTCGCTGGTGAGAAAACAGCTTGCAGACGTAATGGACGCTATGCAGATATCGGTGAAACGATGGAATTGCAAGGCACTGCATTTACAGTAACTAATGTTTACCAACAAGCTTTGGGTGAATTAACTGTGGAACATGCAAAAGCAGAAGGCCATACGTCCGTAGATGAGTACCGTGATAGTATTTTAGCTATGCATCCAGGAATGCCATGGCTGCCACAGATGAAAGTATGGGTACACGAATTTCAAAAGGCTGAATAA
- a CDS encoding DUF2269 family protein — protein MLNSQIERMMVLSWYVLLLYIHIFSVVLSIGPYFILFPLLASIRNAPFEQLPNYLEPFRITVRLTKHAGHVLVATGILLTWLTAWTWKTSWIIVTVLIMVASLYFIARAFSPLLRKLKAPHENRDFLVNKLHKALIWYVIITLSMMWFMVAKPTLW, from the coding sequence TTGTTGAATTCTCAGATAGAACGGATGATGGTGTTGTCTTGGTACGTACTGCTTTTATATATCCATATATTTAGTGTTGTTTTAAGTATTGGTCCTTATTTTATCTTGTTTCCATTATTAGCTAGCATTCGTAATGCGCCATTCGAGCAATTGCCAAACTACCTTGAGCCATTTCGCATTACAGTTCGGCTTACAAAGCATGCCGGCCACGTGCTTGTAGCAACAGGGATTTTACTCACGTGGTTAACGGCTTGGACGTGGAAAACATCATGGATTATCGTCACGGTTCTCATCATGGTTGCTTCGCTGTACTTTATTGCCCGTGCATTCTCGCCTCTGCTTCGTAAGCTCAAGGCACCACACGAGAATCGAGATTTCTTAGTCAACAAGCTGCACAAGGCATTAATCTGGTATGTCATTATTACGCTGTCGATGATGTGGTTTATGGTGGCCAAACCGACCCTTTGGTAA
- a CDS encoding trans-aconitate 2-methyltransferase, translating to MSETANQQITTKFNEIAEKYDSQRRKLIPCFDDFYHTATSLVQVDHESPRILDLGAGTGLFSLYVLSKYPNAKITLIDLSQSMLDIAKRRFGETQPNMTYIAEDYSTFETSEPFDCVISSLSIHHLEDQDKHALYERIFKLLKPGGVFVNADQVQGSSPFLEQLYRSDWVAKVEATDLTPEALQAAYERTKLDKMAPLDQQLNWLRACGFMDVDCVYKYYNFVVMYARKPTV from the coding sequence ATGAGCGAGACAGCAAACCAGCAAATCACAACAAAATTCAACGAAATTGCTGAGAAGTATGATAGCCAGCGGAGAAAACTGATTCCTTGTTTTGATGATTTTTACCACACAGCCACTTCACTTGTACAGGTCGATCATGAATCTCCACGTATTCTTGACCTAGGAGCTGGGACAGGCCTTTTCTCCTTATACGTACTTAGTAAATACCCAAATGCGAAAATAACACTAATTGATCTCTCGCAAAGCATGCTCGACATCGCTAAACGGCGATTTGGAGAAACCCAACCCAATATGACCTATATTGCTGAGGATTATAGTACATTCGAGACTTCAGAACCATTTGATTGCGTCATTTCTTCGCTCTCCATTCACCATCTCGAGGATCAGGATAAACATGCCCTATATGAAAGGATTTTTAAGCTGCTTAAACCAGGCGGGGTTTTCGTTAACGCAGATCAAGTCCAAGGCAGCAGCCCTTTCCTTGAACAATTGTACCGTTCTGATTGGGTGGCCAAAGTAGAAGCCACTGATCTAACTCCTGAAGCTTTGCAAGCTGCCTACGAAAGGACGAAGCTGGATAAAATGGCTCCCCTCGATCAACAGCTGAACTGGCTTCGGGCTTGTGGCTTCATGGACGTTGACTGCGTCTACAAATATTATAATTTCGTCGTGATGTACGCTCGAAAGCCAACTGTTTAA